Within the Amaranthus tricolor cultivar Red isolate AtriRed21 chromosome 15, ASM2621246v1, whole genome shotgun sequence genome, the region AATTATAAAGATTTAATTCATAGTTTAGATTTTACTATTGATTCAAGCAAACATTCTAGAACCTATGAAATATGAACCAATATCAAATCCGAATAGATTAAGCTAAGAAAATCGCAAAAACTTGTAAGCAACAGCCTCGCTATGAGACGGGTACTAATGGACTGGCTAAGACTCAATAATATAAGAAAAGTCAATTTGAACATAAATGTATCAATTCGGACTCTAAatgatcaatttcaacttaatttaaaccttaaatggatcaattaaataaatactccctccCATTCACTAGTAGTATCTCATATCGGTTTTGCacatatattaagaaaatgtCATGGAGACCACTAGATGAGTAGTGAATAGATATAATTAGGCAAAAGTTTACCAAAAGTAAACAAAAGGAGGGAATTCAGTAAGGGTAAAATGGGAAAAACCATTACTAAAATAGGAAATAGGACATTACTAGAAAACTGACCAAATATAAAAATGGAACattagtgctgaattggagggagaataaatcaattttgacctaaatATGATCAATTCTgacattaaaatgatcaatttcaaTTTACAAGATTATAACCATAAATGGATCAATTATGATCTTTTTAAGATATTCAATTTTAATGATAAAACGATCAATTTAagccttaaagtgatcaattataacatTAGAGGAGACAACTCTAACTTGATAGCTAAtaagttttaaattataaattataatcttaaagtgatcaatttagaaCTTATAATGCAAATTTATAAGTCATTACTAGTATAGTGATTAATTATAGCTTATCATCTTAAACGAGTtcattataaccttaaattgatcatttataaatttaaagtgattacttctGACATcgaaattacaaattattaatgACCGGCTAaaactttttaaagttaataattttgtccataaaaatatcaattataaccttaattAATCAACTACGATTGTGTATAGTAAACAATTATAATTGGACTAAGTGGGTTATTAATCTCATAGTAAAACGGTCTCTCGCTAGACCTACGGTAAGAAAATATGGTAATAATTCATGTTCATCCTGCTTTTACCTTCAAGTAATGACAATCACATACATCTTAAGTTCAAAACTTATATTGTGTTTGGATAGAGCACTAGAAGGGAAAGAAAAGAGAGGGAAGGGAAAGGAGAAAAGGAAGGAAAGGAAAATAAAAGAGATAActtatttgtttgtttaggagtaaattgaaaagaagagaaagaaaatagAAAAGATGAAATTTTTATACTTCAAAATCATAGAAGGGAATGACAtaatttcattcaaattataaaacaaaataataagagtaaaagttatttcattattttaataGTTAACATATCCTTTTATTTCCAGATCTTTCcaaaattgaacaaaatttgactattaataagaataaaatatatttaacccCTTCAAACCCCCCAAATCCCTTCCTCCTAATTTCCTCCCCTTCAAAGTTGCTATTCAAACAAAGGAAAATTCATTCTTTCAAATCCATCCCTTTCCTTTCCTTCTAAATCTCTCAATCTAATCTAAACATAGTGTTAGTGTTATGACTGCTGGCACTCCAATCCCGTGGGTTAATCATTCCCCTGTATTGAGCTGCTCTGCTTATGAAATATAGAGCTTTTACGATGATCAACCCACCAAATATAAGAGTACATATCAAAATCAAGAAATCATCATTAAACAGGAAAGATGCAAAGTTATATAGCGGTttatgaaatgaaatactttAGACGTCAAAATATTATCTTCAAGCATCTCGTTCAAAAGAACTACAAAAAAAAGCATAACTGAAGCAAAACAGTTGGTTCCAATTGCTACTAGTTACTAAATGAAAACAACAATTCCAACAGAAGCTTAGCTTGCTCACAAATCTTGGACACTGAGACCTGCACAAGCGAATGAGATATATCACTACGAATTAAACATGgacaatcatcattgaagagcAAAAGTATAGGTTAGTAGATGCGAGACTAGTTCATCTACTAATTCCTTGACCACAAAATCCTTCTTTAATCATTAGTTTTCCCTGGATTGGAAAGACAACATTTCACCCCAATATGGGGTACTATATAACTTACTCGTAGACCTGACCCGATTAACCGAAATCGAATATGACCTGACCCGACACAAAACAACTCGTATATtagaatcaaaattaaattataaagatATTTACATATAGTACATAATGAAGCACTGCAATTAACTTGAACCAATATATTATACGCGAAACTCACCTAAACATCTGCATGGACACCTCTAATCATCATCATACATCACGCAGTTTCATTAGGGTAAGAGCAAAGCACAAAAACCTACAAATCACCTTTTATTCTTCCAAATCTACCCTACACCTCTCATCTTATCAACTACATTGCAAAATCTAGCACAAAATTTTCCAATACAGATGAGGGGTTCCATCTGATTAGATCGCCCAACAATGTTTACCCATCTATATATTCAACCCCCTAAAATGTTCTCCCATCGAATATATTAGACCCTTCTACAATGTTTTCCCATCTAATATATTCAACCCCCAAATACTAGAGAATTTCCAAGACAGCCCATGAGATTACTAATATCGTATAATGTCACTTGAACTCCGCAATTCAAATCTAACTACCAACTCAAGTCTAAATGTTTATAACATATAATATTTCTACATTAAAGCTTCTAAACATCATCAATGTACCTCCATACTATACTAATGTTCCAACTTTAAGATTTTCAATGTCTCAATTAGTATTCCTAAACATGTATTACTTTCTGTATAACCTTAAAAATACAACATTTGGTGTCGTTCTATTTTCATCAACTCCACCAGAATACATTTCTAAGACATAATTTATTGTATTCTTCATTTTAATTCAGCAAACGAGAAACATGAGACAGGAGAGAGAGTAACGGAACTTTCTTATAGAAgatatatgacaaaaaaaaaaaaaaaaaaaaaaaaaaaaaaaaaaaaaccctatttCTCCTAAGACACAGAGTATCAGTACTCAACAAGATCACTACTCGTTTTCAAGACACGCTCTAACCTCCGTCTCGTCTTGTCATCAATTGGAAAACAACAAGAAAAAAGATCAACAGCTGACAAACATAAAGGTAATACTCACTTGTTTAGACATATGACCTTAACTAAGACTGATATTGGTATTTTTGATAATAATGTAACCAACTATACCAATCAATAGTAGACTAGGCACCATTGCATTTAATTTAATTCTATATTGCAATGAAGTATGTATAACCTACAAtttataaatatgattcatcTGACGCACAAAGTGTTACATGAAAATCACCGAAAACAAATAATGCTAGATGATTATAAAGGCAATAAACAGACACGAGTGGTAACCTGGAGGAAGAGACTGCTTGAGCTTGTCAGCCTTCTCAGTGTCGAACACACAGAGAGTGTACAGATACTTGGAGCAACGAACCTTAAATTTGACAACGTCCTTACTCCTCTTTATTTTGATGGAACGAGCATCCTTCCTTCTCGCTGTGAGAAGGAAATCTTTTATCTCATGTATTTGTTTAGGCTGCATTTCGACATACATCCAAATATCATCAAACAAAACCAGGTATTCTGAAGTTCTGATGATtgatatcatcaataaaaactaATTACACGTTTCATGGCATCAAATACTCATGATATTGTACTTCACTCATATAAATCAATTGATGAGCCTCATAAAGATATGAAAGACATTTTCTATACCAGGTGAATAATTCAAGATGTGCAACCACTTTTAACTGGATTTTCAATTAACttaaaatcaaccaaaaaatgAAATCATTCTCGatgaaaaaaccaaaataatttTCCATATCGAAAAAAAATCGCAACCAAATCAACTTAACAGGCAATCATGGCTTTGATTTCACAAGGAATAACC harbors:
- the LOC130800659 gene encoding 60S ribosomal protein L38-like; this translates as MLNLIRVLGRLCEALVFSPFLVLRLPTATNMPKQIHEIKDFLLTARRKDARSIKIKRSKDVVKFKVRCSKYLYTLCVFDTEKADKLKQSLPPGLSVQDL